ATGCCCTCTTGCACGCGCGTCACGCAAGCTGGCAGCAGCTTTGGCGTACCCTTTACCTCGACGAGGCAGATACGGCACGCGCCGATCTCAGTCAATCCTTCAAGGTGGCACAAGGTCGGAATGTAAATACCGTTCTCGAGCGCGACCTCAAGAATCGTCTGGTCTTCACGAGCGCCTACATCGCGCCCGTCGATCTTCAACGTCTTGATCTCCACACTGGCTGGACTCATGCACCCACCCCCGCCGCTTTCGGCTGACTGCACACTCCAGCGCCGCAGCTCTTGCGCTCGATGTGGTTCAGGTACTCATCACGGAAGTAGCGAAGCGTGCTGAAGACCGGGTTCGGCGACGTCTGTCCCAGCCCGCACAGGCTGGTGAACTTCACCACCTCCGCGATCCGTTCCAGCATTGCCAGGTCTTCTTGCGAAGCTGTGCCATTGGTGATCTTCGCCAGGAGGTCGTACATGTGCGCCGTGCCAACCCGGCAGGGCACACACTTCCCGCACGACTCCGACATGCAGAAGTCCATGAAGTATTTCGCCACGTCCACCATGCAGGAGCTGTCGTCCATCACGATCATGCCGCCCGACCCCATGATGGAGCCCACACTCGCCAGCGATTCGTAATCCACCGCCATGTCGAGGTATTGTTCGGGAATGCAACCGCCCGACGGACCGCCCGTCTGCACGGCCTTAAACTTCCGTCCATCCGGGATGCCGCCACCGAGCTTGTAAACGATCTCCCGCAGCGATACTCCCATTGGCACTTCGATCAGTCCCGTGTTGGTTACCCGCCCGGCGAGCGCGAAAACCTTTGTGCCCTTGCTCTTCTCCGTGCCTATGCCCGCAAACCAGTCGCCGCCGTTCCTCACGATGGGTGCGATGTTGGCGAAGGTTTCCACGTTGTTGATCAGTGTTGGCGTGCCCCACAAGCCCGATTGGGCCGGGAACGGAGGCCGTGGCCGCGGGGTTCCGCGATTGCCTTCGATCGAGGCTATCAGCGCGGTTTCCTCGCCGCAGACGAATGCTCCGGCTCCGAGCCGCACTTCCACGCGGAAGCTGAAGCGAGTGTCGCAGACTTCGTTGCCGAGTACGCCCAGCTTCTCCGCCTGCTTGATCGCATCCTTCAGTCGCTTCACAGCCAGCGGATATTCCGCACGGCAGTAGATGTAACCCTTGTTGGCGCCCACGGCATACGCCGCGATTGCCATGCCTTCGAGGATACGGTGTGGATCGCTTTCCAGAACGCTGCGATCCATGAACGCGCCAGGATCGCCTTCATCCGCGTTGCAGATGACGTACTTGCCCTTGGTGCCCGGCGCTTTCGCAACCGTGCTCCACTTCAGTCCGGTAGGAAAACCCGCCCCGCCGCGGCCGCGCAGACCGCTCTTCGAGATCTGCTCGATCACCTGCGCCGGCGTCATCGACGTCAATGCATGGAAGAGCGCCTCGTATCCGCCGACGGCGATGTAGTCCTCGATTTTCTCTGGATCGATCTCGCCACAGTTCTCCAGCACAATCTTCTTCTGACCTCTGAAGAAGGGCAGCTTGCTATCCAGCACGATCGCCGCAGGGGCTGGCTTCTCGTCTACTACGTTGTCCACTATCGCCGCCGCATCCATCGCGGTTACGTTCTGAAACATCTTTTCGTTGTTGCCGGAGGAGACCAGCGGGCCCGCCGCACACAGACCCATGCAGCCCACGCCCTTCACCTTGCAACACTGTTCCAGGCCGCGCTTTTTCACTTCCTGATCCAGCGCGGTCATTACCTGGTCGCTATGCGAAGAAAGACAACTGGCGGCAACGCACACGTGGATGTTGTGCTCGAAGGGAGCATTCGCTTCCTTCTGTTTTTCCGCGATTTCTTTTAAGTCTTCCTGGTTCATGCGCCCACTCCCGTTGCGACGGTTTCGCTTTGCATGTACGTGCGGACGCGTTCCTTAACGCTATCGGCAGTTGCCTTGCCGCCGACTTCGCCGTCGTAAACGATGGCCGGCGCCAAACCGCAAGCACCGAGGCAGCGCGCCGTAAGCAGCGACAACTTTCCGTCCTTCGTGGTCT
This DNA window, taken from Clostridia bacterium, encodes the following:
- the nuoF gene encoding NADH-quinone oxidoreductase subunit NuoF, encoding MNQEDLKEIAEKQKEANAPFEHNIHVCVAASCLSSHSDQVMTALDQEVKKRGLEQCCKVKGVGCMGLCAAGPLVSSGNNEKMFQNVTAMDAAAIVDNVVDEKPAPAAIVLDSKLPFFRGQKKIVLENCGEIDPEKIEDYIAVGGYEALFHALTSMTPAQVIEQISKSGLRGRGGAGFPTGLKWSTVAKAPGTKGKYVICNADEGDPGAFMDRSVLESDPHRILEGMAIAAYAVGANKGYIYCRAEYPLAVKRLKDAIKQAEKLGVLGNEVCDTRFSFRVEVRLGAGAFVCGEETALIASIEGNRGTPRPRPPFPAQSGLWGTPTLINNVETFANIAPIVRNGGDWFAGIGTEKSKGTKVFALAGRVTNTGLIEVPMGVSLREIVYKLGGGIPDGRKFKAVQTGGPSGGCIPEQYLDMAVDYESLASVGSIMGSGGMIVMDDSSCMVDVAKYFMDFCMSESCGKCVPCRVGTAHMYDLLAKITNGTASQEDLAMLERIAEVVKFTSLCGLGQTSPNPVFSTLRYFRDEYLNHIERKSCGAGVCSQPKAAGVGA